One genomic segment of Jaculus jaculus isolate mJacJac1 chromosome 2, mJacJac1.mat.Y.cur, whole genome shotgun sequence includes these proteins:
- the Gas1 gene encoding growth arrest-specific protein 1, translating into MVAVLLGGGGGARWGTVPGSWLCLMALLQLLGSAPRGSGLAHGRRLICWQALLQCQGEPECSYAYNQYAEACAPVLAQRGGGDAPGAAAFPASAASFSTRWRCPSHCISALIQLNHTRRGPALEDCDCAQDENCKSTKRAIEPCLPRTSGGGGAGGPGAGGVMGCTEARRRCDRDSRCNLALSRYLTYCGKLFNGLRCTDECRTVIEDMLAVPKAALLNDCVCDGLERPICESVKENMARLCFSTDLTTGAGSSGSDGGLDDYYDEDYDDERPGGAGGEQPLDDDDGVPHPARPGGGAAAAAGRGDLPYGPGRRSSSSGSGGLSAPRGAWTPLASILLLLLLGAHA; encoded by the coding sequence ATGGTGGCCGTGCTGCTGGGCGGCGGCGGTGGGGCCCGCTGGGGGACCGTGCCGGGCTCTTGGCTGTGCCTGATGGCGCTCCTGCAGCTGCTGGGCTCGGCGCCGCGGGGCTCGGGGCTGGCGCACGGCCGCCGCCTCATCTGCTGGCAGGCGCTGCTGCAGTGCCAGGGGGAGCCGGAGTGCAGCTACGCCTACAACCAGTACGCCGAGGCGTGCGCGCCGGTGCTGGCGCAGCGCGGCGGGGGCGACGCGCCGGGGGCCGCCGCCTTCCCGGCCTCGGCCGCCTCCTTCTCGACGCGGTGGCGCTGCCCGAGCCACTGCATCTCGGCCCTCATTCAGCTCAACCACACGCGCCGCGGGCCCGCGCTGGAGGACTGTGACTGCGCGCAGGACGAGAACTGCAAGTCCACCAAGCGCGCCATTGAGCCGTGCCTGCCCCGgacgagcggcggcggcggcgcgggcggCCCGGGCGCGGGCGGGGTCATGGGCTGCACCGAGGCCCGGCGGCGCTGCGACCGCGACAGCCGCTGCAACCTGGCGCTCAGTCGCTACCTGACCTACTGCGGCAAGCTCTTCAACGGGCTGCGCTGCACGGACGAGTGCCGCACGGTCATCGAGGACATGCTGGCCGTGCCGAAGGCCGCGCTGCTCAACGACTGCGTGTGCGACGGCCTCGAGAGACCCATCTGCGAGTCGGTCAAGGAGAACATGGCCCGCCTGTGCTTTAGCACCGACCTGACCACCGGCGCGGGCAGCAGCGGCTCCGACGGGGGCCTGGACGACTACTACGACGAGGACTACGATGATGAGCGGCCAGGGGGCGCGGGCGGCGAGCAGCCGCTGGACGATGACGACGGCGTCCCGCACCCGGCGCGTCCGGGCGGCGGCGCTGCTGCGGCGGCGGGTCGGGGGGACCTGCCCTACGGGCCCGGgcgcaggagcagcagcagcggcagcggcggcCTCTCGGCGCCCCGAGGAGCCTGGACTCCGCTCGCCTccatcttgctgctgctgctgctcgggGCGCACGCTTAA